A segment of the Actinomyces sp. oral taxon 171 str. F0337 genome:
GCCCACCGGGAGGCCTGGGAGATCCTCACCCGCAACCGCGCCGTGCTCGACGAGCTGGCCGAGGAGCTCCTCACCCGCGAGACGCTCCTGGAGAAGGACCTGGAGAGGATCTTCGCGGCCGTCGTCAAGCAGCCCGAGCGGCCCCTGTGGCGCAGCGACGAGTCCCTGCCCGTCGTCGAGGCCGCCTCCGTCCCTGACGGTGAGTCCGGCGACTCCCACGGCAGCGACGACTTCTGGGGCTACAACCAGTGAGTCGAACCAGGCCCCGGCGGGCCCGGCAGGCGCAGAGAGACAGAGGCTGACCATGAGCTACGACGACGAGGGCGTGCGGCGGGCGGTGCACGACCTGCTCGTCGCCATCGGGGAGGACCCCGAGCGCGACGGGCTGCGTGACACCCCCGAGCGCATGGCGCGCGCCTACGCGGAGATGTTCGCCGGTCTTGGGCAGGACCCGGCCGAGCACGTCGAGCGGGTCTTCGACGTCGGGCACGAGGAGATGGTCCTCGTGCGCGACATCCCCATGTACTCGGTGTGCGAGCACCACCTCCTGCCTTTCCACGGGTTGGCGCACGTGGGCTACATCCCCAGTGAGGACGGGCGCGTCACCGGCCTGTCCAAGGTGGCGCGCCTCGTGGACGGCTACGCCCGGCGCCCCCAGGTCCAGGAGCGGCTCACCCGGCAGATCGCCGACGCCCTCGTCGAGCGTCTGGAGTGCCGGGGGGTGCTCGTGGTGGTCGAGGCCGAGCACCTGTGCATGTCGATGCGGGGCGTGCGCAAGCCCGGCTCCAACACGGTCACCTCCGCCGTGCGCGGCATCATGCGCAACGCCGCCACCCGATCCGAGGCCATGAGCCTGGTCCTGGGCCGGCGGTCCTGAGCCGCCAGAAGACCTCGACACCCGAATCCAGTGGCTGCCTCCCCGGGTGGAATGGTGACTTCATTTCCCGCGTCGACGGCGATGTTGAATCTCTGGGACTTCGAGGCGGGGTACGGCTCGCATCATGAACTTGTCGAAGTCCGGGACGGTGAAGGCAGCATAACCGTGCTGGGGCGTGTATAGCAGCCCCATGTCAATGAGTTGAGATCTGATGGGTGCCACTTGTGATGACTCTCGTTTCATGAGGGAAGCGACATCGGCTGCTTTCTGGGGCTCGGAGCCGAGTTCCGCCATGGCTCTCATGTATGCGGTTTGAAGGGGGGTTGCACGGTCGAGTCGTACGCGGAAGAACGACCCGTCGAGCTTTGCTTCGTATGCTTCTTTAGCGGTACTGATGTCTTCTGCTGTGATGTGGTTTCCGCTCGCCACGATCCATGCTTGGTACCCCAGCTCCTGAATGAAGTACGGGTAGCCGTGAGTGAGGCTGACTGCGAGGTCCACGGCATCTTCGTCGTAGGACACGTTCTCGGTTTCTGCGGGTCCCACAAGTGCTTGCCGGGCTTCCTCGGGGGTGAGGGAGTCGATGCGTGGGAACTTGAACAGTCTTTCGGCATAAGACTTGGCGTCTCCAGCGAGCTCGGCGATCTGTGGTAGGCCGGCTCCCACAAAAGTGATGGGAAGCTTTTTTTGGACGGACTTGTGAACCGCTTGTATGAGTGATTCAAGTTGAACAGTGGTGAGAAATTGAACTTCGTCGATGAGTAGGACGATCCCGGTTTCTTTTTCCTTCGCAACATCTCCTACGGCTAGAAATACGTCCGTGAGGTCTAGCCCTAGGTCGCCGTGATCACCGTAGCCTTCGGATGGGTCTACGTCCCATGTGACGGAAAAAGTGCCGGATTGGTCGATCGATAGCACAAAGGAACTGAGTACTTCTGCGGCGTGTCGAGCGCGTTCGCTCCAGCGGCGACGAGGTGATATGTGTAGGAGTGCTGCGCGAAACTTGGAGAAGATGGACTGACGGAATGCTGTTTCGTCGTGCTTGCTCGCTTCAAGCTCGATTGACTCCCATCCTGCCAGCTCGGCGAGTTCTGCGAACCTGTTAAGCAGGACGGTCTTGCCGACGCCGCGCAGGCCGGTCATAATCATCGATTGCTCTGTCCGGCCTCGTTTGAGCCTCTGAAGTAGGATGGAAAACGCCTCGGTTTGCCCGTCGCGACCAATGAGGACCTCCGGTGCTGCTCCTGCGTTGGGTGTGTACGGGTTGTTGATGTTGTCCACGCGGTCATCTTAGGATCTTTACTTAACTTTATCTAGTTCTAATAAAGTTGGGCTGGGCGTAGGCTGCCGGGGCGTGCTCGTCGTCGTTGAGGCCGAGCACCTGTGCATGTCCATGCGGGGCGTGCGCAAGCCCGGCTCCAACACGGTCACCTCCGCCGTGCGTGGCATCATGCGCAACGCCGCCACCCGATCCGAGGCCATGAGCCTGGTCCTGGGCCGGCGGTCCTGAGCCGCCAGAAGACCTCGACACCGGACAGGACTGGTGAAATAGTGGGGCGATGAGTCCCACGTACAAGAGGCTGCTGGTGGCCGTCGATGCCGGGCTGCTGCTCTACTGGGCGGCCGTCTTCCTCAATCTCATTCCCGAGCACCTGCGTTTCAAGGACTACTCCAACCAGGTCATCCAGGCCTGGAACTGGTCCTTCTTCCCGCTCGACGTCGCCGCCGCACTGACCGTCTTCCTCGGCGCCCACCTGACGCGCGTGGGCAGCAGGGTCGGTGACCTGGTGCTGACGGTCGGGCTCATGCTCACCTTCTGCGCCGGGTTCATGGCGATCTCCTTCTGGTCCTTCTACTGCGACTTCGACCCCATGTGGTGGGGATCCAACGCCCTGCTCATGATCGTCCCGGCGCTCGCCTTCGGCTCCATGGTCTGCAGGCGGCTCGAGACCGTGGAGAACCGGGCATGACGGTCAAGGACGTGCTCTGCTCGTCGACGTGGGGGAGCGTGTGCCGCCCGGGCGCGCCCACGGGCCCGACGGTGCTCGGTGCGTTGAAGGAGTGCCTGGGGTCGACGGGTCGCGGAGTGTGCGCCTGGCCGGCGCTTGGAGGTGCCATCATCTCCGAGGTGTCGGCGACCCTCGCCCTGCGCCAGGCCTTGAACCAACCGGGTTTCTACGTCGTTGTCGGGAGCGGGTACGCGCTGGCCTTCATCCTCCTGTCGTTGACGCTCAGAGCGGGTATGCCGCTCGGCGTCGCCTACGGGCTCTGGTCGGCCGGGGGAGTGGCCGTGACGGCTATGGCCTCAAGACTCCTCTTCGGTGAGCCACTGACTCGCACCATGGTGGCCGGGATTGTGCTCATCATGGCCGGGGTGCTCCTCGTTGAGATCGGGGTGCAGCGCGCGGGTACGCAGGACAAGGACGGTGAGATGCCATGAGCGGGGTCTACCTTGTGGCGGCCATCGCCTCCGAGACCACCGGCACACTGTCACTCAAGCTCGCCTCCGACGGCAAGGGACTACGGTGGTACGGCGTTGTCATGGTCGGCTACCTGGCGGCCTTCGCCATGTTGACCCTGGCCCTCACAGAGGGACTGCCGCTCGGTGTCGCCTACGGGATCTGGTCGGCCGGGGGAGTGGCCGTCACGGCAATCGCCTCACGGCTCCTCTTCAGTGAGCCACTGACCCGCACCATGGTGGCCGGGATTGTGCTCATCATGGCCGGGGTGCTCCTCGTCGAGCTCGGCAGCCCGCACTGACAACGCACTGGACACGATCAGGCCGTTCCTGTCTTGCACGGACTGGCCAAGCGGCCCCCTGAGGTGAGTGGCGTGGGTAGAAGGCTCTCTCGGCCGGGGACATTCGACATCGACGGGTGCAGTCCACGAGCCCGAGGACATGATGGCCTTCCCCGAACGCGCGACGTGTCCCCGCCGGGCGCCATCAGCCCCCGGCTGCGCGGGATATCTCGGCCGGTGCCTCAGGCGGTGTGTACTGGGGATATCGGGTGGGGGAGGATAATGAAGATGGTGGTCCAGCGGTCGTCGCACTGACTCACGTTCAGGCCGCCGCCCATGACCTTCATGCGTCGCTGCGTCCCCTCCATGCCCGGCCCGAGGAGCCGCGGCAGCGACGAGGCCGGAGAAGTTCTGTGCCCTTGCGGGTCTAAGAAGAATCCGATCTGGTCAATATCTTGCAAGCTGCGAGTCGATGTTGAGATGGATGCTCTTGCGGATACGATATGAAAAAGGAAGTTCCCTTGATGTCGTCCAGATTTGTGTGGGCGGCATCAATGGAACTTCCTCGTGAGCTGTTGGTTGCTGTCGCATGCGGTTCGAAAATGAATGATGATCGAGTATCTGTGAATCGCACCTATTTTCCGAAGAACAGACGGGGCTTCGGTGGGTTATGTGGCTAGAGTTTGCAAGTGGTGAATATGCCTGCTAGGTCTACGCAATTTACTTTCGTTGGCGCGTGAAAAGCGATAGGTTCATCGTGAGTATGCGCGGAGGTGGGGGCAGCGTGAGAAGGTGGACACAAAAGCAGGGCTCCTCCGAGAGCGGTGGCTGAGAGGATGGGGGAAATGGCCTTACGCATGTTCGACTCCTTGCGGTGGTGAGGTGTTGGCTTAAGTCTGACCTGCCTTCCGTGACTGCACCAGCCTTCTTATGGATGAAATCGCATACGACTTTCTGCGGATGCCGGTCGTTCCGGCGTGCTCAAAGGTGGAAGTGGTTGGCGCGTCACTTCGTGGTTGTCTGAGGTGTGGGGCGGAGGGGGATGGTGAAGATGGTGGTCCAGCGGTCGAGGGTGCGGGTGATGTGGAGGGAGCCGCCTAGGGATTCGATGCGTTGCTGGGCTTGAATGAGACCGAGCTGGGATGAGGTGGCGATGCTGGTGGGGTGGTCGGGGTCGATGGGGTTGGTGC
Coding sequences within it:
- a CDS encoding DMT family transporter — encoded protein: MSGVYLVAAIASETTGTLSLKLASDGKGLRWYGVVMVGYLAAFAMLTLALTEGLPLGVAYGIWSAGGVAVTAIASRLLFSEPLTRTMVAGIVLIMAGVLLVELGSPH
- a CDS encoding ATP-binding protein gives rise to the protein MDNINNPYTPNAGAAPEVLIGRDGQTEAFSILLQRLKRGRTEQSMIMTGLRGVGKTVLLNRFAELAELAGWESIELEASKHDETAFRQSIFSKFRAALLHISPRRRWSERARHAAEVLSSFVLSIDQSGTFSVTWDVDPSEGYGDHGDLGLDLTDVFLAVGDVAKEKETGIVLLIDEVQFLTTVQLESLIQAVHKSVQKKLPITFVGAGLPQIAELAGDAKSYAERLFKFPRIDSLTPEEARQALVGPAETENVSYDEDAVDLAVSLTHGYPYFIQELGYQAWIVASGNHITAEDISTAKEAYEAKLDGSFFRVRLDRATPLQTAYMRAMAELGSEPQKAADVASLMKRESSQVAPIRSQLIDMGLLYTPQHGYAAFTVPDFDKFMMRAVPRLEVPEIQHRRRRGK
- a CDS encoding DMT family transporter, translated to MCAWPALGGAIISEVSATLALRQALNQPGFYVVVGSGYALAFILLSLTLRAGMPLGVAYGLWSAGGVAVTAMASRLLFGEPLTRTMVAGIVLIMAGVLLVEIGVQRAGTQDKDGEMP
- a CDS encoding YvaD family protein — encoded protein: MSPTYKRLLVAVDAGLLLYWAAVFLNLIPEHLRFKDYSNQVIQAWNWSFFPLDVAAALTVFLGAHLTRVGSRVGDLVLTVGLMLTFCAGFMAISFWSFYCDFDPMWWGSNALLMIVPALAFGSMVCRRLETVENRA
- the folE gene encoding GTP cyclohydrolase I FolE; this encodes MSYDDEGVRRAVHDLLVAIGEDPERDGLRDTPERMARAYAEMFAGLGQDPAEHVERVFDVGHEEMVLVRDIPMYSVCEHHLLPFHGLAHVGYIPSEDGRVTGLSKVARLVDGYARRPQVQERLTRQIADALVERLECRGVLVVVEAEHLCMSMRGVRKPGSNTVTSAVRGIMRNAATRSEAMSLVLGRRS